In one Bradyrhizobium sp. 4 genomic region, the following are encoded:
- a CDS encoding acyl-CoA dehydrogenase family protein: MAPGQEPSVGRPAGAQFDEPAHAAMVAKARALIPRLRERAARTEELRHLPPETEKDLHDAGLFRMLQPKRIGGAELDYVALIDCADLLGQADASVAWNLANLASHHWMLGMFEPAAQDLVWGLDPDALIASSFIFPAGRATRVEGGYRLHGSWPFSSGVASCAWNMLASVVYSDDEADGIEYRIFLLPKADYKVLDTWNVAGLRGTGSCDVEVRDAFVREDMTVAVGDLDGGPTPGSKLNPNPLYALPVFSLFPYVLSGVALGNAQACLDDYAEVVRHRISTYNHARLSDFQSTQIKIAEASAKIDAARLIMRSACLNAMEDARRGHIADMATKTRYRRDGAFSVNFCTDAVSMLFAASGARGLFTTGALQRQFRDAHAINSHLAFNFDAAGTNYGRVALGLPSENLTL; the protein is encoded by the coding sequence ATGGCGCCTGGTCAAGAGCCGAGCGTGGGCCGGCCCGCAGGGGCGCAATTCGATGAACCTGCCCATGCGGCAATGGTCGCGAAGGCGCGCGCGCTCATCCCACGGCTGCGAGAGCGGGCGGCGCGGACGGAGGAGTTGCGGCATTTGCCGCCCGAAACGGAGAAGGATCTGCACGACGCGGGCCTGTTCCGGATGCTTCAGCCCAAGCGCATTGGCGGCGCAGAACTCGATTATGTCGCCTTGATCGACTGCGCGGATTTGCTCGGACAGGCGGACGCGTCGGTGGCGTGGAATCTGGCCAATCTGGCGAGCCATCACTGGATGCTCGGCATGTTCGAGCCGGCGGCGCAGGATCTGGTCTGGGGCCTTGATCCGGACGCACTGATCGCGTCCTCGTTCATTTTTCCTGCCGGACGTGCCACGAGAGTGGAGGGCGGATACCGTCTCCATGGCAGCTGGCCGTTCTCCTCGGGCGTTGCCTCCTGCGCATGGAACATGCTTGCAAGCGTCGTCTACTCCGACGACGAGGCGGACGGCATCGAGTATCGGATATTTCTGCTGCCGAAAGCCGACTACAAGGTCCTCGACACCTGGAATGTCGCGGGGCTGCGCGGGACGGGGTCTTGCGACGTGGAGGTCAGGGACGCTTTCGTGCGCGAGGACATGACGGTTGCAGTCGGCGATCTTGACGGGGGTCCGACGCCGGGAAGCAAGCTCAATCCCAACCCGCTGTATGCGCTCCCGGTGTTCTCGCTGTTTCCCTACGTCCTCTCCGGCGTCGCGCTGGGGAACGCGCAGGCGTGTCTCGACGATTATGCGGAGGTCGTCCGTCATCGCATTTCCACCTACAACCACGCCAGGCTGAGCGACTTTCAAAGCACCCAGATCAAGATCGCCGAGGCCTCGGCGAAGATCGACGCCGCACGCCTGATCATGCGCTCGGCCTGTCTGAATGCCATGGAGGATGCAAGGCGGGGTCATATCGCCGATATGGCGACCAAGACCAGATATCGGCGCGACGGCGCCTTTTCAGTAAACTTCTGCACGGATGCGGTGTCGATGCTGTTTGCTGCGAGCGGAGCACGGGGCCTGTTCACGACGGGCGCGTTGCAGCGGCAATTCCGCGATGCGCACGCGATCAATTCGCATCTTGCGTTCAATTTCGACGCAGCCGGGACCAACTATGGACGCGTGGCGTTGGGCCTGCCGTCCGAGAATCTCACGCTGTGA
- a CDS encoding ABC transporter substrate-binding protein gives MRTVSKWILALGAAAAVSAGPSWAQQTIRVGWTIPAEESKYWMMRRPAEFPNIGKAYNIEWTQFQGTAPMTQALAAGALDCATQAPLSLANGVVGGNLKAYIVAQHVFEKAGGFSVYWAVMDDSPIKTIADLKGKTVGISVIGGGTQGPFNLLLKQNGIDPAKDIKLVEVGFAVSEDALRQGRVDAVNMNQPFAARAEAKGGTRKLFSLSQAMPNIVHILEACRADFVDKNPELVKAYVRDITSGMKKALANREETLKVVNEVLKAPIPVLETYLLKDNDFGRDPGAAPNFPAIQKMLDIYAETGMLPKLDVAQFKHSTIVAPLQ, from the coding sequence ATGCGAACCGTTTCGAAGTGGATCCTGGCTTTGGGGGCGGCAGCGGCCGTGAGCGCGGGCCCATCATGGGCGCAGCAGACAATTCGCGTCGGCTGGACGATTCCAGCCGAGGAATCCAAATACTGGATGATGCGCCGCCCGGCTGAGTTTCCCAACATCGGCAAGGCCTACAACATCGAATGGACCCAGTTTCAGGGCACCGCTCCGATGACGCAGGCCTTGGCGGCCGGCGCGCTGGATTGCGCGACGCAGGCGCCGCTGTCGCTCGCCAACGGCGTGGTTGGCGGCAACCTCAAGGCCTACATCGTGGCGCAGCACGTCTTCGAGAAGGCCGGCGGTTTCTCCGTCTACTGGGCTGTCATGGACGACTCCCCGATCAAGACGATCGCCGATCTCAAAGGCAAGACGGTCGGAATTTCCGTAATCGGCGGCGGCACGCAAGGCCCGTTCAATCTGTTGCTAAAGCAGAACGGCATCGATCCGGCCAAGGACATCAAGCTGGTCGAGGTCGGCTTTGCCGTCTCCGAAGATGCGTTGCGGCAGGGCCGCGTCGATGCGGTCAACATGAACCAGCCGTTTGCCGCGCGCGCGGAGGCAAAGGGCGGCACGCGGAAACTGTTCTCGCTGTCGCAGGCGATGCCGAACATCGTGCACATCCTGGAAGCCTGCCGTGCCGATTTCGTCGACAAGAACCCGGAATTGGTCAAGGCTTACGTGCGTGACATTACCTCCGGCATGAAGAAAGCGCTGGCGAACCGCGAAGAGACGTTGAAGGTCGTCAACGAAGTCCTGAAGGCACCTATTCCGGTTCTCGAGACCTATCTGCTCAAGGACAATGATTTTGGCCGCGATCCGGGTGCGGCGCCGAATTTCCCGGCGATCCAGAAGATGCTGGACATCTACGCGGAGACAGGGATGCTGCCGAAATTGGATGTCGCGCAATTCAAGCATTCGACGATTGTCGCTCCACTGCAATAG
- a CDS encoding flavin reductase family protein produces the protein MNDLPKQPAVPDPANELASDNSPIDPRDFRSALGTYATGVTIITAAAPDGKPYGLTCNSFASVSLNPPLVLWSLVVYSSSLTIFQNASHFTVNVLGVSQQALASKFAKSSDDKFTGVDWTPGLGNAPVLAESVANFQCRSVNRYYGGDHVIFLGAVEAYTYNAKEPLLFARGAFGRFLADS, from the coding sequence ATGAATGATCTGCCGAAGCAGCCGGCCGTTCCCGATCCGGCCAACGAACTCGCGAGCGACAACTCGCCGATCGATCCCCGTGATTTCCGCAGTGCGCTAGGCACCTACGCCACGGGGGTGACGATCATCACAGCCGCTGCGCCTGACGGCAAGCCCTATGGCCTGACGTGCAATTCGTTTGCCTCGGTCTCGCTGAATCCGCCGCTGGTTCTTTGGAGTCTCGTCGTCTATTCCTCTAGTCTGACCATCTTCCAGAACGCCAGTCATTTCACGGTCAACGTTCTTGGCGTTTCGCAACAGGCGCTTGCGAGCAAATTCGCCAAGTCGTCTGATGACAAGTTCACCGGTGTCGACTGGACGCCGGGCCTCGGCAACGCGCCGGTGCTCGCCGAGAGCGTCGCCAATTTTCAATGCCGCTCGGTCAATCGCTATTACGGCGGCGACCACGTGATCTTTCTCGGTGCGGTCGAGGCCTATACTTACAATGCGAAGGAGCCGCTGCTCTTCGCGCGCGGCGCGTTCGGCCGATTTCTCGCCGACAGCTAG
- a CDS encoding peptidase M29, whose product MLADRIEAKWIDAFCEIFERCAVKAGDTAAILSETQSRALNVHLAELALLRMGARPFHVVMPTPRNRNIVPVRSTGASEAIQRLGPVITALQQAGFVVDCTIEGLMHAVETPEILKAGARILVISNEHPEALERMVPDSALEKRVRAAAKMLRGTKRMRVTSKAGTALDVDMVGASTVGVWGWTDKPGTLAHWPGGIVVSFPKSGTINGTLVMAPGDINLTFKRYLTSPVKMTLKDDYVVELEGEGTDAAMMRAYLEAWGDREAYAVSHVGFGMNPRARYEALSMYDQRDTNGTEIRAVSGNFLFSTGANEFAGRYTAGHFDLPMMGTTIELDGAAVVSEGVLQDVFG is encoded by the coding sequence ATGCTGGCTGATCGCATTGAGGCAAAATGGATCGACGCATTTTGCGAGATTTTTGAGCGATGCGCCGTCAAGGCCGGCGATACCGCGGCGATCCTCTCGGAAACCCAGTCACGTGCGTTGAACGTTCATCTGGCGGAGCTCGCGCTGTTGCGGATGGGCGCCCGACCGTTTCACGTGGTCATGCCGACCCCGCGTAACCGGAATATCGTTCCGGTTCGCTCGACAGGGGCGAGCGAGGCGATCCAGCGGCTCGGCCCGGTCATTACCGCGCTTCAACAAGCCGGCTTTGTGGTGGATTGCACCATAGAGGGCTTGATGCATGCGGTGGAGACACCCGAGATCCTCAAAGCCGGCGCGCGCATCCTGGTGATCTCCAACGAGCATCCCGAAGCGCTGGAGCGGATGGTGCCGGATTCCGCGCTCGAGAAGCGCGTTCGCGCGGCGGCGAAGATGCTGCGCGGGACCAAGCGGATGCGGGTGACGTCGAAGGCCGGCACTGCGCTCGACGTCGATATGGTCGGCGCATCCACGGTCGGCGTGTGGGGGTGGACGGACAAGCCCGGTACACTGGCGCATTGGCCCGGCGGGATCGTCGTCAGCTTCCCCAAGAGCGGAACGATCAATGGCACGCTGGTGATGGCGCCAGGCGACATCAACCTGACTTTCAAGCGGTACCTGACGTCGCCGGTGAAGATGACACTGAAGGACGATTATGTCGTCGAGCTGGAAGGCGAGGGCACGGATGCCGCAATGATGCGTGCCTATCTTGAGGCCTGGGGCGATCGAGAAGCCTATGCGGTGTCGCATGTCGGCTTCGGCATGAATCCCCGCGCGCGCTACGAGGCGCTGTCGATGTATGACCAGCGCGACACCAACGGCACGGAAATTCGTGCCGTCTCCGGCAACTTCCTGTTCTCGACCGGTGCCAACGAATTCGCGGGCCGTTACACGGCGGGCCATTTCGATCTGCCGATGATGGGGACGACGATCGAGCTCGATGGTGCCGCCGTGGTGAGTGAAGGGGTGCTGCAGGACGTGTTCGGCTAG
- the ilvD gene encoding dihydroxy-acid dehydratase yields the protein MKKLRSRITTDGLDRAPHRAFMRAMGLDDAAIAKPMVGVVSMKGEQTPCNMTHDFQVAAAKTGIEEAGGTPREFSTVSVSDGISMNHEGMKFSLFSRELIADSIEAVVHGLAYDALIGYGGCDKTLPGVMMGMVRCNVPSIFIYGGSALPGRMDGRTLTVLDSYEAVGSFMTGEIDSATLERIERACLPTIGACAGQFTANTMGMVSEAMGLTIPNVSMVPGVYAERAQISRRAGRLVMEMLERGGPLPRDVVTRKSLENGAAIVAATGGSTNAALHLPAIANEAGIAFTIDDVGEVFARTPLIGNLRPGGKYTAKDVYDIGGAAVVIRELIQSGHIDGSCLSVTGRTLAEEYGAANAPDGEVVYAARAPIMPDGGVAVLKGNLCPDGAVIKVAGLKSQFFEGVARVFEDEEACVAAVRDRTYQAGEVLVIRNEGPVGGPGMREMLGVTALIYGQGMGEKVALITDGRFSGATRGMCIGYVSPEAFVGGPLALVRDGDRIRIDAAKRRMDMLVDEQELAARRHDWKPRPPRHRAGALAKYARLVGQAPGGAVTHEGPAEWPWFG from the coding sequence ATGAAGAAGCTCCGATCTCGGATCACGACGGATGGTCTCGACCGGGCCCCGCACCGCGCATTCATGCGCGCCATGGGGCTCGACGACGCTGCGATTGCCAAGCCGATGGTCGGCGTCGTCAGCATGAAGGGCGAACAGACACCCTGCAACATGACGCACGACTTTCAGGTCGCGGCGGCCAAGACCGGAATTGAGGAGGCCGGCGGCACGCCGCGCGAGTTTTCGACCGTGTCGGTTTCCGATGGTATCAGCATGAATCACGAGGGGATGAAGTTCTCGCTGTTTTCGCGGGAGCTGATTGCCGACTCGATCGAAGCCGTCGTCCATGGTCTCGCCTACGATGCGCTGATCGGATATGGCGGATGCGACAAGACGCTTCCCGGCGTGATGATGGGCATGGTCCGGTGCAACGTCCCGTCCATTTTCATCTATGGCGGCAGCGCGCTGCCGGGCCGTATGGACGGGCGGACCCTCACCGTGCTCGACTCCTATGAGGCTGTCGGCAGCTTCATGACCGGAGAGATCGACAGTGCCACGCTCGAGCGCATCGAGCGGGCGTGCCTGCCGACCATCGGCGCGTGCGCCGGCCAATTCACTGCCAACACCATGGGGATGGTGTCGGAGGCGATGGGCCTCACCATTCCCAACGTGTCGATGGTGCCGGGTGTCTATGCCGAACGCGCGCAGATATCCAGGCGGGCCGGGCGCCTCGTCATGGAGATGCTGGAGCGCGGCGGGCCGTTGCCGCGCGACGTCGTGACGCGGAAATCCCTGGAAAACGGTGCGGCGATCGTGGCCGCCACGGGCGGTTCGACCAATGCTGCGCTACATCTGCCGGCGATCGCAAACGAGGCCGGGATCGCATTCACGATCGACGATGTCGGCGAGGTTTTTGCCAGGACGCCGCTGATTGGAAACCTGCGGCCTGGAGGCAAATATACGGCGAAGGATGTCTACGATATCGGCGGTGCCGCCGTGGTGATCCGGGAGCTGATCCAGAGCGGGCATATTGATGGCAGCTGCTTGTCTGTCACGGGCCGTACACTTGCCGAAGAATACGGCGCCGCCAATGCACCTGACGGCGAGGTCGTTTACGCGGCTCGCGCCCCGATCATGCCAGATGGCGGCGTCGCTGTGCTGAAGGGAAACCTCTGTCCCGACGGCGCGGTCATCAAGGTCGCGGGCCTGAAGAGTCAGTTCTTTGAAGGCGTGGCGCGCGTTTTCGAAGACGAGGAGGCCTGCGTCGCTGCGGTTCGTGATCGCACCTATCAGGCGGGCGAGGTTCTCGTGATCCGAAACGAGGGGCCGGTGGGCGGCCCCGGCATGCGCGAGATGCTCGGCGTCACGGCGCTGATCTATGGACAGGGCATGGGCGAGAAGGTGGCCCTGATCACGGATGGACGCTTCTCTGGCGCCACGCGCGGAATGTGCATCGGCTATGTGTCTCCCGAGGCCTTCGTCGGCGGTCCGCTGGCGCTGGTTCGCGATGGCGACAGGATCCGGATCGATGCTGCGAAGCGGCGGATGGATATGCTGGTCGACGAGCAGGAACTCGCTGCTCGCCGGCACGATTGGAAGCCGCGTCCGCCTCGTCACCGTGCCGGCGCGCTGGCGAAATATGCCCGATTGGTTGGCCAGGCACCGGGCGGAGCCGTGACGCATGAGGGGCCCGCGGAATGGCCCTGGTTCGGATGA
- a CDS encoding ABC transporter permease subunit, whose translation MMPQLRSTSIILGLAPIVLVIALWQGLVSFGFAPAVLLPPPGYVFSRLLQQLLTWTFQQEIAATLIRLFAGFAIAVVLGVSIGIAAAANPAINAVVRPIVRVLAPLPKVALYPALLLLLGFGHGSKITLVAADALFPILLSTYYGASTVEQKLIWSAMAAGTPRYEILFKVVLPAAMPSILTGCRIGLVISCIVVFLAEMITSSDGLGHVLVTAARTFQAVDMFVPLITISLLGLILNGLLGAVRAYLLRGFPEA comes from the coding sequence ATGATGCCGCAGCTTCGCTCCACCAGCATCATTCTCGGGCTTGCGCCGATCGTGCTGGTGATCGCGCTGTGGCAAGGCCTTGTATCGTTTGGCTTTGCGCCTGCTGTCTTGCTCCCGCCGCCGGGATACGTATTCAGCAGGCTGCTTCAGCAACTCCTGACCTGGACGTTTCAGCAGGAGATCGCGGCGACTCTGATCCGGCTGTTTGCCGGCTTCGCGATTGCGGTCGTGCTCGGTGTCAGCATCGGCATCGCCGCTGCCGCCAATCCGGCTATCAACGCCGTGGTTCGGCCGATCGTTCGCGTGCTTGCACCCTTGCCAAAGGTCGCGCTCTATCCAGCATTGCTGCTGCTGCTCGGCTTCGGTCACGGATCGAAGATCACGCTGGTGGCGGCGGATGCACTCTTTCCCATTCTGTTGTCTACCTATTACGGCGCGTCGACGGTGGAGCAGAAGCTGATCTGGTCGGCCATGGCGGCGGGAACGCCGCGCTATGAGATCCTGTTCAAGGTGGTGCTGCCGGCCGCGATGCCGTCGATCCTGACCGGTTGCCGGATCGGCCTTGTCATTTCCTGCATCGTGGTGTTTCTGGCGGAGATGATCACGTCGAGCGACGGGCTCGGACATGTGCTCGTCACGGCGGCCCGGACCTTTCAGGCCGTCGACATGTTCGTGCCGCTGATCACGATCTCGCTGCTGGGCCTGATCCTCAATGGTCTGCTGGGGGCAGTGCGCGCGTATCTGCTGCGGGGTTTCCCCGAAGCATGA
- a CDS encoding NAD(P)-dependent oxidoreductase, translated as MGYALYGSAASHSSRWRQPMAEASKTNPQAVERLGYLGLGLMGTPMSRRLLNAGHQVTVWNRSEGKMAALVEAGARRAASPRDLMESSDIVFMCVTDAAAVEEVIFGPTSISTAPGAGKLVVDFSSIHPDAARDLATRLLAANGAGWIDAPVSGGTKGAEEGTLAIMAGGKAGDIERVRPYVLAMARRFTHMGPTGAGQTTKLCNQVIVGCAMAVLAEATRLAVNAGIDANRLPEALAGGFADSIPLQLFVPRMVQGIHSPPLGQIATMLKDLDTVADVAQTTSTPVPMASLAGQLFRLAKAARGADADALEIYKLSAGSAESSSAN; from the coding sequence GTGGGATACGCCCTATATGGTAGTGCAGCGTCGCACAGCAGCAGATGGAGGCAACCTATGGCTGAGGCAAGCAAGACAAACCCGCAAGCCGTCGAGCGGCTCGGCTATCTCGGCCTTGGACTGATGGGGACACCGATGAGCCGGCGCCTGCTCAACGCCGGCCATCAGGTCACTGTCTGGAACCGTTCGGAAGGGAAGATGGCCGCGCTCGTCGAAGCCGGTGCCAGGCGCGCAGCCAGCCCACGCGACTTGATGGAGAGCTCGGACATCGTCTTCATGTGCGTGACGGATGCGGCTGCCGTGGAAGAGGTGATCTTCGGGCCCACGAGCATCTCAACAGCGCCCGGCGCGGGTAAGCTCGTGGTCGACTTCTCGTCGATCCATCCTGATGCCGCACGGGACCTTGCAACACGATTGTTAGCTGCGAACGGCGCGGGCTGGATCGATGCGCCGGTGTCCGGTGGCACCAAGGGCGCCGAGGAAGGCACGCTTGCCATCATGGCCGGCGGAAAAGCAGGCGATATCGAGCGGGTCCGCCCCTACGTACTGGCCATGGCACGAAGGTTCACCCACATGGGCCCGACCGGCGCCGGCCAGACCACAAAGCTATGCAATCAGGTGATCGTCGGATGCGCGATGGCTGTTCTTGCGGAGGCAACACGCCTTGCCGTGAACGCCGGAATCGATGCCAACCGGTTGCCCGAAGCACTCGCCGGCGGCTTCGCGGACTCCATTCCGTTACAGCTGTTCGTGCCGCGAATGGTCCAGGGCATTCACTCACCGCCGCTTGGTCAAATCGCTACAATGCTCAAGGACCTCGATACCGTCGCCGATGTCGCGCAGACGACGTCGACCCCGGTGCCCATGGCCTCGCTCGCCGGACAACTTTTCAGGCTCGCCAAGGCCGCGCGAGGCGCGGATGCGGATGCGCTCGAAATCTACAAGCTTTCGGCAGGGAGCGCTGAATCATCGAGCGCGAACTGA
- a CDS encoding 3-hydroxybutyryl-CoA dehydrogenase, whose translation MTSRATIACLGAGRMGRGIAVAFAYAGHMVTMIDIKARSAEDFARLEADALGEVRKTFASLAKLGLLTEADVDPLIARVSVVPASQSDAALSDAGIIFEGVPEIVELKRNVLGAASKQVGPDTIIASTTSTILVDDLSGAIVNPRRFLNVHWLNPAYLIPLVEVSPGKATDPGIVEEVKALLEGIGKVPVVCAATPGFIVPRIQALAMNEAARMVEEGVASAEEIDKAIRYGFGFRYAVLGLLEFIDWGGGDILYYASRYLEGALGSDRYRAPEVISRNMQEGRIGLRTGAGFLDYSGMDIDAYRAKRLQAMVDLLRHFDLARPPVLDRN comes from the coding sequence ATGACCAGCCGAGCCACAATCGCCTGTCTCGGGGCCGGCCGGATGGGCCGCGGCATCGCCGTCGCGTTCGCCTACGCGGGGCATATGGTCACGATGATCGACATCAAGGCCCGTTCAGCCGAAGATTTCGCCAGGCTGGAGGCAGATGCGCTCGGCGAAGTCAGGAAGACCTTTGCCAGCCTGGCGAAGCTGGGGCTACTGACCGAGGCGGATGTCGATCCGCTGATCGCGCGGGTCTCGGTGGTGCCGGCCAGCCAGAGCGATGCGGCACTGTCCGATGCGGGAATAATCTTCGAAGGGGTCCCCGAGATCGTCGAGCTCAAGCGAAATGTGCTGGGGGCGGCCTCAAAACAAGTCGGCCCCGATACGATCATCGCATCGACGACGTCGACCATCCTTGTCGACGATCTCTCTGGCGCGATCGTGAATCCTCGCCGCTTCCTCAATGTGCACTGGCTCAATCCGGCCTATCTGATCCCGCTGGTCGAGGTTTCGCCAGGCAAGGCCACCGATCCAGGCATCGTCGAGGAGGTCAAGGCGCTACTCGAAGGCATCGGCAAGGTGCCGGTGGTCTGCGCGGCGACGCCCGGCTTCATCGTTCCGCGCATCCAGGCGCTGGCGATGAACGAGGCCGCGCGCATGGTCGAGGAAGGCGTCGCCAGCGCCGAGGAGATCGACAAGGCGATCCGCTACGGCTTCGGCTTCCGCTACGCCGTGCTTGGGCTGCTCGAATTCATCGATTGGGGCGGCGGCGACATCCTCTACTACGCCAGTCGTTATCTCGAGGGCGCACTCGGCAGCGACCGCTATCGCGCGCCGGAGGTCATTTCACGGAACATGCAGGAGGGCCGGATCGGCCTGCGAACGGGCGCAGGCTTTCTCGATTACTCAGGTATGGACATCGACGCCTATCGGGCAAAACGGCTTCAGGCCATGGTCGACCTGCTCCGTCACTTTGACCTGGCTCGCCCGCCGGTGCTCGATCGGAACTAG
- a CDS encoding ABC transporter permease produces MISPAALARRAAPVLACIGLLAIWQAASLALKNDSFPTAIEAIRAIPDILGDKESLINILASLRRMAVGFGIAVSVSIPLGLLMGRSRAVAAFFNPLLMVIYPVPKAALMPIIMLWLGVGDITKTLVIFLGVSLPVIYHSFEGAKAVEEKMLWSGAAMGLSPAQRLVRIVLPAALPEILTGCRTGLVLALITMITSEMIARQSGAGNILFNALDMGQYDTVFAMIIIVGAMGICLDAIFERVRARLVRWSEPQFDMPLSFS; encoded by the coding sequence ATGATATCGCCCGCCGCTTTGGCGAGACGGGCTGCCCCGGTGCTTGCCTGCATCGGATTGCTCGCGATCTGGCAGGCGGCGTCCCTCGCGTTGAAGAATGACAGCTTTCCGACGGCGATCGAAGCAATTCGTGCAATCCCGGACATTCTCGGGGACAAGGAATCGCTGATCAACATCCTGGCCTCGCTCCGCCGCATGGCGGTCGGGTTTGGCATAGCGGTATCGGTTTCGATTCCGCTCGGCCTGTTGATGGGCCGCAGCCGGGCCGTCGCGGCCTTCTTCAATCCGCTCCTGATGGTAATCTACCCGGTGCCGAAGGCCGCCTTGATGCCGATCATCATGCTGTGGCTCGGCGTCGGCGACATCACGAAGACGCTGGTGATCTTCCTCGGCGTCAGCTTGCCCGTGATCTATCACAGCTTCGAGGGCGCCAAGGCGGTGGAAGAGAAGATGCTATGGTCGGGTGCCGCGATGGGGCTTTCGCCTGCGCAACGGCTGGTCCGGATCGTACTGCCGGCGGCGCTGCCGGAAATTCTGACCGGTTGCCGCACCGGACTCGTGCTGGCGCTGATCACGATGATCACCAGCGAGATGATCGCCCGTCAGTCCGGCGCCGGCAACATCTTGTTCAACGCTCTCGACATGGGCCAATACGACACCGTCTTTGCGATGATCATCATCGTCGGCGCGATGGGAATATGCCTGGATGCGATCTTCGAGCGGGTCCGCGCAAGGCTGGTGCGCTGGTCTGAACCGCAGTTCGACATGCCGCTGAGCTTCTCATGA
- a CDS encoding ABC transporter ATP-binding protein, whose protein sequence is MKVVPSRSSEWVRPVTPQKPASAIIEIESVSQVFQTSARKDHVALSDISLAIDEGAFVSILGPSGCGKSTLLYVVGGFVSPTSGSAKIKGRTITGPGPDRGPVFQEFALFPWKTVLGNVMYGPRQQGVRTAEAEAQSRALIEMVGLKGYENFYPKELSGGMKQRVALARTLAYHPEVLLMDEPFGALDAHTRTRLQNDLLNIWERDRKTVLFVTHSVDEAVFLSDKVVMMSKSPGRIREVIDIDLPRPRRRSDLLLDPRYQKYVVDIERMFDETDPVGSPS, encoded by the coding sequence ATGAAGGTAGTGCCTTCGAGATCGAGCGAATGGGTGAGACCGGTGACGCCGCAAAAACCGGCTTCTGCAATCATCGAGATCGAGAGCGTCTCGCAGGTATTTCAGACCTCGGCGCGCAAGGATCATGTAGCGCTATCGGACATCTCGCTGGCGATCGACGAAGGAGCCTTCGTCTCCATCCTTGGTCCGTCCGGCTGCGGCAAGTCGACACTGCTTTACGTCGTCGGCGGCTTCGTCAGCCCGACCAGCGGTTCAGCGAAGATCAAGGGACGGACGATCACGGGTCCAGGGCCGGATCGCGGCCCGGTGTTTCAGGAATTCGCATTGTTTCCGTGGAAGACCGTACTGGGCAATGTGATGTATGGCCCTCGCCAGCAGGGCGTGCGCACCGCCGAGGCGGAAGCACAGAGCCGGGCCTTGATCGAAATGGTCGGGCTCAAGGGCTATGAGAACTTCTATCCCAAGGAGCTGTCCGGCGGCATGAAGCAGCGCGTAGCGCTGGCTCGAACGCTGGCTTACCATCCTGAGGTTCTGTTGATGGACGAGCCGTTCGGCGCGCTCGATGCTCACACGAGAACGCGGCTGCAGAACGATCTGTTGAATATCTGGGAGCGTGATCGCAAGACGGTGCTGTTCGTCACTCATTCGGTGGACGAAGCGGTTTTCCTCTCAGACAAGGTCGTGATGATGTCGAAGTCCCCCGGCCGCATCCGCGAGGTCATCGACATCGATCTGCCGCGGCCGCGCCGCCGCAGCGATCTGCTGCTCGATCCACGCTACCAGAAATACGTGGTCGATATCGAGCGGATGTTCGACGAGACCGACCCTGTCGGGTCTCCGTCATGA